In Musa acuminata AAA Group cultivar baxijiao chromosome BXJ3-11, Cavendish_Baxijiao_AAA, whole genome shotgun sequence, one DNA window encodes the following:
- the LOC135652895 gene encoding transcription factor bHLH57-like — protein MEQLGGPINDSLLVREELNSVCMEPGAASARFSEHPEMRYESLFSRQMPFLQLLQGAMQAEDETEEEKVELQLQQYQHQSLFTSCAQESNIELLLRLQRQNCLEQLRTPERDKARAVEQLESCITHTSESETRGTVHHKHPVAVTTTGPTRSAAAAGPNERRKRKRPRQASTSKSPEEAESQRMTHIAVERNRRRLMNDHLATLRSLMPSSYVQRGDQASIVGGAIEFVKELEHHLLSLQYEKRLRASAAVRSRSNDDEQCHASTLHDGFFISPQYTGYSQWKRRRGDGKGDEAQQENATGMDVEATLVQGHVNLKVAGRRRRGQLVRAIAAMEELRLSVLHLNIICLEPSSILYSLNLKMEEECKLGSADEVATAVHQIFSYINAC, from the exons ATGGAGCAGCTCGGAGGACCCATTAATGATTCCCTT TTGGTCAGGGAAGAGTTGAACTCGGTGTGCATGGAACCAGGAGCAGCGAGCGCCAGGTTTTCCGAGCATCCTGAAATGAGATATGAGAGCCTGTTCTCTCGCCAAATGCCTTTCCTTCAACTACTCCAGGGAGCCATGCAAGCAGAGGACGAGACGGAGGAAGAGAAAGTCGAGCTCCAACTGCAACAATATCAACACCAAAGTTTATTCACTTCTTGCGCACAAGAATCCAACATCGAGCTCCTGCTCCGGTTACAGAGACAAAACTGCCTCGAGCAACTGCGGACACCGGAGAGGGACAAGGCCCGTGCGGTGGAGCAGCTGGAGAGCTGCATCACCCACACATCCGAGTCGGAGACGAGAGGCACAGTTCACCATAAGCATCCTGTGGCGGTAACCACGACGGGGCCCACGAGATCTGCGGCTGCAGCCGGGCCGAACGagcggaggaagaggaagcggcCGCGGCAGGCTTCGACGTCCAAGAGCCCGGAGGAGGCGGAGAGCCAAAGAATGACGCACATTGCGGTGGAGCGCAACCGCCGGCGGCTCATGAACGATCACCTCGCGACTCTCCGCTCCCTGATGCCATCTTCCTACGTCCAACGC GGAGACCAAGCGTCCATCGTCGGTGGTGCCATCGAGTTCGTTAAGGAGCTCGAGCACCACCTCCTCTCCCTCCAATACGAGAAGCGGTTGCGGGCGTCGGCCGCTGTCCGGTCGAGGTCGAACGACGACGAACAATGCCATGCTTCCACTCTGCACGACGGGTTCTTCATCTCCCCACAATACACGGGCTACTCGCAGTGGAAGCGGCGACGGGGCGACGGTAAAGGAGACGAAGCGCAGCAGGAGAATGCAACGGGGATGGACGTGGAAGCGACGTTGGTGCAAGGCCATGTGAACTTGAAGGTCGCCGGGCGGCGACGGCGAGGGCAGCTGGTGCGAGCCATTGCAGCCATGGAGGAACTCCGTCTCTCAGTCCTCCATCTCAACATCATCTGCCTCGAACCATCCTCCATACTTTACTCCCTTAACCTGAAG ATGGAGGAGGAGTGCAAGTTGGGGTCAGCGGATGAGGTTGCGACGGCGGTGCACCAGATCTTCAGCTACATCAACGCCTGCTGA
- the LOC135652889 gene encoding flavanone 3-dioxygenase 2-like produces the protein MADQLLSTVTYHETLPENYVRPESQRPRLTQVISDANIPIIDLGSPDKSRIISQIGKACQSYGFFQVVNHGIDTELMVKMMAISLEFFRLPPEEKAKLYSDDPAKKMRLSTSFNVRKEAVHNWRDYLRLHCYPLEEYVPGWPSNPSSFKEVVSTYCKEVRRLGFRLLGALSLSLGLEEEYIERVLGQQEQHMAINYYPRCPEPELTYGLPAHTDPNALTILLQQPNVAGLQVLKDGKWIAVEPRPNAFVINIGDQLQALSNARFKSVWHRAVVNSDTERMSVASFLCPCNTAIISPPEKLLAEGSPAVYRSYTYDEYYNKFWSRNLDDEHCLELFKGEKSQSGGLSGPCKSST, from the exons ATGGCGGATCAGCTTCTCTCCACCGTAACTTACCACGAGACCCTTCCGGAGAACTACGTAAGGCCAGAGTCTCAGAGACCTCGTCTCACACAGGTCATCAGCGACGCAAACATCCCCATCATCGATCTCGGTTCACCGGATAAGTCCCGAATCATCTCCCAGATAGGGAAAGCCTGCCAATCCTATGGCTTCTTCCAG GTTGTGAACCATGGAATCGATACTGAATTGATGGTGAAGATGATGGCTATTAGTCTGGAATTCTTCCGTCTCCCTCCCGAGGAGAAGGCGAAGCTCTACTCCGATGACCCGGCCAAGAAAATGAGGCTCTCCACGAGCTTTAATGTCAGAAAGGAGGCGGTACACAACTGGAGGGACTACCTCCGGCTTCACTGCTATCCTCTGGAGGAATACGTTCCCGGCTGGCCTTCTAATCCctcttcattcaa GGAAGTGGTGAGCACCTACTGTAAGGAAGTTCGTCGACTGGGATTTCGGCTCCTTGGAGCATTATCATTGAGCTTAGGTTTGGAGGAGGAGTACATCGAACGGGTGCTGGGACAGCAGGAGCAGCATATGGCCATCAACTACTACCCAAGGTGCCCGGAACCGGAGCTCACATATGGCCTGCCCGCACACACTGATCCAAATGCCCTCACCATTCTTCTCCAGCAGCCCAACGTGGCTGGCTTGCAGGTTCTCAAGGACGGAAAATGGATCGCAGTGGAACCCAGACCGAATGCGTTTGTGATCAACATCGGTGACCAACTACAG GCATTAAGCAACGCCAGATTCAAGAGCGTTTGGCACCGAGCTGTAGTCAACTCGGACACCGAAAGGATGTCTGTGGCGTCCTTCCTCTGTCCGTGCAACACCGCGATCATTAGCCCTCCGGAGAAGCTCCTTGCCGAGGGATCACCAGCAGTCTACAGGAGCTACACATACGACGAGTACTACAACAAGTTTTGGAGCAGAAACCTGGATGACGAACATTGCTTGGAGCTTTTCAAAGGGGAGAAGAGCCAATCAGGTGGACTGAGCGGCCCCTGCAAAAGCTCGACATGA